The Gymnodinialimonas sp. 57CJ19 genome includes a window with the following:
- a CDS encoding methyltransferase domain-containing protein: MSLSIQDPPLPSLAMYRKLRAYGASKTMLRRMELDLISKLELTGTVLDFGGGTTANYVPFLDTRAVVRSVNISDEFKPTDLIEFGDPIPYADGHFDAAITLNVLEHIYDDVAALEDITRVLKPGGTLHIIVPWIYPVHGHPDDFNRHTPSWWGATLAHLNYSHTSLLPLVFGRRTSALTVRGRGDKAIRGIVETRAALSDIAEARVRFGKQGTYSGRRGETVCSSAPGWYIRAQKAS, from the coding sequence ATGTCCCTTTCGATACAAGACCCGCCTCTCCCCAGTCTTGCCATGTACCGCAAGCTACGGGCCTATGGCGCCTCAAAAACGATGCTGCGCCGGATGGAGCTGGATCTGATCTCAAAACTTGAACTGACCGGGACGGTCTTAGACTTCGGCGGCGGAACGACCGCCAATTACGTACCGTTTCTGGATACGCGGGCGGTGGTTCGATCCGTCAACATTTCTGACGAATTCAAACCAACCGATCTGATAGAATTCGGCGATCCGATTCCCTATGCCGATGGCCATTTCGATGCCGCTATCACGCTTAATGTGTTAGAACATATCTACGATGATGTGGCCGCACTCGAAGACATCACCCGCGTGCTGAAGCCAGGTGGTACACTGCATATAATCGTGCCTTGGATTTATCCTGTTCACGGCCACCCCGATGATTTCAACCGCCACACCCCCAGCTGGTGGGGCGCAACGCTGGCACACCTCAACTACTCTCATACATCGTTACTCCCCCTTGTGTTCGGGCGACGCACCTCGGCCCTGACGGTCCGGGGACGCGGAGACAAGGCAATCCGAGGTATCGTCGAAACCCGCGCCGCGCTCTCTGATATTGCCGAGGCCAGAGTCCGTTTCGGCAAGCAAGGCACTTATTCCGGGCGGCGTGGTGAAACCGTATGCTCTTCAGCCCCGGGCTGGTACATCCGCGCTCAAAAGGCCTCCTAG
- a CDS encoding porin, whose product MPRKIAGQRLPPRTGSPPAGNPFRILEDQFFQDIDVTFTLSGEADNGLVFGATVDLDEVAGGAGGDTDDDFGYSVFISGGNATLTLGDTDGALDAALTEAGDILNPGSINDDSTSHWGYRGSYLDGTHDGQIARFSYAYDAFTGHLSVEMDDDDSGGMLDPVYAVGLSYERDYGNLNIRAGVGYQGESDYFVQNFEFVGSPFWTVGFLDSAEFGGSLSAIWTLQGSAVDTIGIGVQATRITGFPLEAYHHAIGFGLTSGPYSLHANYGIFDAELAALANDFFRSTGLGVSAGYDLGGGASVLAGYNSSTSELFGNPFVDIQQYSLGFSFSF is encoded by the coding sequence TTGCCCCGCAAAATCGCGGGCCAGCGTCTCCCCCCTCGGACAGGGTCACCCCCAGCCGGAAATCCCTTTAGAATACTTGAAGATCAGTTCTTTCAGGACATTGACGTAACCTTCACGCTTTCTGGCGAGGCCGACAACGGCCTCGTATTTGGGGCGACCGTCGATCTTGATGAAGTTGCCGGAGGGGCTGGCGGCGACACAGACGACGACTTCGGTTATTCCGTTTTCATCTCTGGGGGTAATGCCACCCTGACATTGGGTGACACCGACGGTGCACTTGATGCCGCGCTGACCGAGGCTGGCGACATCCTCAACCCAGGCTCGATCAACGACGACTCAACAAGCCACTGGGGATATCGGGGCTCGTATCTAGACGGTACACATGACGGTCAGATCGCACGCTTTAGCTACGCCTATGATGCATTCACAGGGCACTTGTCGGTGGAAATGGACGATGACGATTCGGGCGGAATGTTGGATCCGGTCTATGCGGTTGGCCTCAGCTACGAACGCGACTACGGAAACCTGAACATCCGCGCCGGTGTCGGCTATCAAGGAGAGTCCGATTATTTCGTGCAAAACTTCGAATTTGTCGGGTCACCATTCTGGACTGTCGGCTTTCTCGATAGCGCGGAGTTTGGCGGTAGTCTTTCAGCCATTTGGACGTTGCAGGGCAGTGCGGTGGACACGATTGGCATTGGGGTGCAAGCCACGCGCATTACAGGCTTTCCATTGGAAGCCTACCATCATGCAATCGGCTTCGGCCTGACGTCTGGTCCCTACAGCCTCCACGCTAACTACGGCATTTTCGACGCGGAGCTGGCTGCACTAGCCAATGACTTTTTCAGAAGCACCGGTTTGGGCGTTAGCGCCGGCTACGATCTTGGCGGCGGCGCTTCCGTGCTGGCGGGTTACAACTCATCAACCTCAGAGCTTTTTGGAAATCCTTTTGTGGACATTCAACAGTATTCACTGGGTTTCAGCTTCTCCTTCTGA
- the ftrA gene encoding transcriptional regulator FtrA, whose amino-acid sequence MDKEQSKSAKVTDDRPLVCVLAYDGLCMFEFGIGLEVFALPRPEFPDWYRHKVVAAEPGPLHATGGIAIAAEHDLPALHDASLILVPGWRGIDTPVPDDLCDALRKAHANGARIASICSGVFVLAAAGLLDGAEATTHWRYTDALAARYPQINVRPDVLFVDNGTILTSAGSAAGIDLCLHVVRQDYGAARANVVAKRLVMAPMREGGQSQFIPAPVPPERGGQISALLDSVRAQLDRPWSIADMANHAGLSERTLLRRMVETTGETPQKWLMRQRVAFAAEMLETTELSLDDLSMTAGFASQETFRRVFRTIRGITPSQHRKSFSTPHRLSA is encoded by the coding sequence ATGGACAAAGAACAGTCAAAATCCGCCAAAGTGACCGATGACCGCCCGCTCGTGTGTGTTCTTGCCTACGATGGCTTGTGCATGTTCGAGTTCGGCATCGGGTTAGAGGTCTTCGCCCTGCCCCGCCCCGAGTTCCCCGATTGGTATCGCCATAAGGTAGTGGCCGCCGAGCCAGGGCCGCTTCACGCCACGGGCGGCATCGCCATCGCGGCAGAGCACGACCTTCCGGCGCTGCACGATGCCAGCCTGATCCTTGTGCCCGGCTGGCGCGGGATAGACACTCCCGTCCCCGATGATCTGTGTGACGCGCTGCGCAAGGCCCACGCCAACGGCGCGCGGATCGCCTCCATTTGTTCAGGCGTTTTCGTGCTGGCTGCCGCCGGGTTGCTGGATGGGGCCGAGGCCACGACCCACTGGCGCTATACCGATGCATTGGCCGCGCGGTATCCGCAGATCAACGTGCGCCCTGACGTCCTGTTCGTCGATAACGGCACCATCCTGACCTCGGCCGGGTCCGCGGCGGGGATCGACCTGTGCCTGCATGTTGTCCGGCAAGACTACGGCGCGGCGCGGGCCAATGTGGTGGCCAAGCGGTTGGTCATGGCCCCGATGCGCGAAGGCGGGCAGTCGCAGTTCATCCCCGCTCCCGTCCCGCCGGAACGCGGGGGCCAGATCTCTGCGCTGCTGGATTCGGTCAGGGCACAGTTGGACCGGCCTTGGTCCATCGCCGATATGGCCAACCATGCGGGCCTGAGCGAACGGACGCTACTGCGCCGCATGGTGGAAACGACCGGAGAGACGCCGCAGAAATGGCTGATGCGCCAGCGTGTGGCCTTTGCGGCAGAGATGCTGGAAACCACAGAGCTTAGCCTTGATGACCTGTCGATGACCGCCGGATTCGCCAGCCAGGAAACCTTCCGCCGTGTGTTCCGCACGATCCGGGGCATTACCCCCTCTCAGCATCGCAAAAGCTTCAGCACACCGCACCGGTTGAGCGCATAA
- a CDS encoding sigma-70 family RNA polymerase sigma factor, which yields MIVTAKEPSPAYWAAKVAAIAQNQDQDAFAEVFRQFAPRVKAFLIKSGADPSLAEDCMQDVMATLWRKAHMFDPTRASVATWIFTIARNRKIDLLRRSARPDPEELPWGPDQPPDQADVIAFQQDSARLAKALQDLPDKQRTLIRRAYFGDLSHAEISLETGLPLGTIKSRIRLALERLRHAMN from the coding sequence ATGATCGTGACGGCAAAAGAACCCTCTCCCGCGTATTGGGCCGCCAAAGTGGCCGCCATTGCGCAGAACCAAGATCAAGACGCCTTTGCCGAGGTCTTTCGGCAATTCGCCCCTCGGGTGAAGGCGTTTCTGATCAAATCCGGGGCTGATCCCAGCCTCGCCGAGGATTGTATGCAGGACGTCATGGCCACCCTTTGGCGCAAGGCTCATATGTTCGACCCGACACGCGCCTCCGTGGCGACGTGGATCTTCACGATTGCCCGAAACCGCAAGATTGACCTGTTGCGCCGGTCCGCTCGCCCCGACCCGGAAGAGCTTCCCTGGGGCCCCGATCAGCCGCCCGACCAGGCCGATGTGATCGCCTTCCAGCAAGACAGCGCGCGCCTTGCCAAAGCGTTGCAGGACTTGCCTGACAAGCAACGCACACTTATCAGGCGGGCCTATTTTGGCGATCTCTCTCACGCCGAGATTTCACTGGAAACCGGCCTGCCCCTTGGCACGATCAAGTCGCGAATTAGGTTAGCGCTTGAACGGCTCCGACACGCAATGAACTGA
- the pnp gene encoding polyribonucleotide nucleotidyltransferase: MFNIVKKEIQWGEETLTLETGRVARQADGSVIATLGETSVMANVTFAKAPKPGMDFFPLTVHYQEKYYAAGKVPGGFFKREARPTEKETLTARLIDRPIRPLFVPGFKNETLVMCTVLSHDLVNDPDMVAMIAASAALTISGAPFRGPIAGCRVGFEDGEYILNPEIDDMHDLRNNPEQRLDLVVAGTKDAVMMVESEAYELSEAEMLGAVKFAHDSIQPVIDLIIDLAEDAAKEPFHFEAPDYSELFEVVRAAGEEKMREAYAISDKLERQAAVSAVKESVKEGLSEEQLEDPNLSAALKKLESTVLRSDVVKNGRRIDGRALDEIRDIVSETKVLPRTHGSALFTRGETQALCVTTLGTGDDEQFIDALHGNFKSNFLLHYNFPPYSVGEAGRVGPPGRREIGHGKLAWRALQAVLPAATDFPYTVRMVSEITESNGSSSMASVCGGSLSMMDAGVPLKAPVAGVAMGLVLEDDGSYGILSDILGDEDHLGDMDFKVAGTEAGITSLQMDIKVAGITQEIMEKALEQAKAGRLHILGEMAKAVTEAGEFSEHAPRIETMQIPTDKIREVIGSGGKVIREIVEVSGAKVDINDEGIIKIASPNGEAIKKAYDMIHSIVAEPEEGKIYKGKVVKIVDFGAFVNFFGKRDGLVHVSQIKNERLNHPSDVLSEGQEVWVKLLGFDDRGKVRLAMKMVDQATGEEAAAE, from the coding sequence ATGTTCAACATTGTGAAGAAAGAGATCCAGTGGGGCGAAGAGACGCTGACACTGGAAACGGGCCGTGTGGCGCGTCAGGCCGATGGGTCTGTAATTGCGACGCTGGGTGAGACCAGCGTTATGGCGAACGTCACGTTCGCAAAAGCTCCGAAGCCGGGAATGGATTTCTTCCCGCTGACGGTTCACTACCAGGAAAAATATTACGCGGCCGGTAAAGTGCCCGGCGGTTTCTTCAAGCGTGAGGCCCGCCCCACCGAAAAAGAAACGCTGACAGCACGTCTGATCGACCGTCCGATCCGCCCTCTGTTCGTCCCCGGTTTCAAGAACGAAACCCTGGTGATGTGTACGGTCCTGTCCCACGATCTGGTTAACGATCCCGACATGGTCGCGATGATCGCCGCCTCTGCCGCGCTGACCATTTCCGGCGCGCCGTTCCGTGGCCCGATTGCCGGTTGCCGCGTTGGTTTCGAGGATGGTGAATACATCCTGAACCCAGAGATCGACGACATGCACGATCTGCGCAACAACCCCGAGCAGCGGCTCGATCTGGTTGTGGCCGGCACCAAGGACGCCGTGATGATGGTCGAGTCGGAGGCCTATGAGCTTTCCGAGGCCGAGATGCTGGGTGCGGTGAAGTTCGCCCACGACAGCATCCAGCCCGTCATCGACCTGATCATTGATCTGGCCGAAGACGCCGCGAAAGAGCCGTTCCACTTTGAAGCGCCCGACTATTCCGAGCTGTTCGAAGTTGTCCGCGCCGCTGGCGAGGAGAAGATGCGCGAAGCCTATGCGATCTCTGACAAGCTGGAGCGTCAGGCAGCGGTTTCCGCCGTCAAGGAAAGCGTGAAGGAAGGCCTTTCGGAAGAGCAGTTGGAGGATCCGAACCTCTCCGCCGCCCTGAAGAAGTTGGAATCCACGGTTCTGCGTTCCGACGTGGTGAAGAACGGTCGTCGCATCGACGGGCGTGCGCTGGATGAAATCCGCGACATCGTCTCGGAAACCAAGGTTCTGCCCCGGACCCACGGCTCTGCCCTGTTCACCCGTGGTGAAACGCAGGCGCTTTGCGTGACCACTTTGGGCACCGGCGACGATGAGCAGTTCATCGACGCGCTGCATGGCAACTTCAAATCCAACTTCCTGCTGCACTACAACTTCCCCCCCTACTCGGTGGGTGAAGCGGGTCGCGTGGGCCCTCCCGGTCGTCGCGAAATCGGTCACGGCAAGCTGGCATGGCGTGCGCTTCAGGCGGTTCTGCCTGCGGCAACCGACTTCCCCTACACCGTGCGCATGGTCTCGGAAATCACCGAATCCAACGGCTCGTCCTCCATGGCGTCCGTTTGCGGTGGCTCCCTGTCGATGATGGACGCGGGCGTTCCGCTGAAGGCACCGGTTGCTGGTGTGGCCATGGGTCTGGTGCTGGAAGATGACGGCTCTTATGGCATCCTGTCCGACATTCTGGGTGACGAAGATCACCTGGGCGACATGGACTTCAAGGTGGCCGGTACGGAAGCGGGCATCACGTCCCTGCAGATGGACATCAAGGTCGCCGGCATCACGCAGGAGATCATGGAAAAGGCGCTGGAGCAGGCCAAGGCTGGCCGTCTCCACATCCTCGGCGAGATGGCGAAAGCCGTGACCGAAGCGGGTGAGTTCTCTGAGCACGCGCCGCGCATCGAGACGATGCAGATCCCCACCGACAAGATCCGTGAAGTGATCGGGTCCGGCGGCAAGGTCATCCGTGAGATCGTGGAAGTGTCTGGCGCCAAGGTCGACATCAACGACGAAGGCATCATCAAGATCGCCTCGCCAAACGGTGAAGCCATCAAGAAGGCCTACGACATGATCCACTCGATCGTGGCAGAGCCCGAAGAAGGCAAGATCTACAAAGGCAAGGTCGTGAAGATCGTCGACTTCGGCGCCTTCGTGAACTTCTTCGGCAAGCGCGACGGTCTGGTGCACGTGTCCCAGATCAAGAACGAGCGTCTGAACCACCCTTCCGATGTCCTCTCCGAGGGTCAGGAAGTCTGGGTCAAGCTGCTCGGCTTCGACGATCGCGGTAAGGTTCGTCTGGCCATGAAAATGGTAGATCAGGCGACTGGCGAAGAAGCAGCGGCTGAATAA
- a CDS encoding L,D-transpeptidase translates to MLTRRHFIITTTTLFSGAIAAPALAQDAVGIEIDEAADTAGGTGPNPWGLHQRFMPTRVAANSGLSAGDIHVDPTARFLYHIEEGGTAMRYGVAVGRAGLYQPGNFRIQRVAEWPSWTPTANMIAREPEVYGQYAGGVPGGPNNPLGARALYLFAGGRDTYLRIHGTPQPWSIGTSASSGCVRLVNDHVIALAENVRTGNRAILHS, encoded by the coding sequence ATGCTGACCCGCCGCCACTTCATCATTACCACGACCACGCTGTTTTCCGGCGCGATTGCCGCGCCCGCGCTTGCGCAAGATGCCGTGGGGATCGAGATTGACGAAGCCGCAGATACCGCGGGCGGCACCGGGCCGAACCCTTGGGGCCTGCACCAGCGCTTCATGCCGACGCGCGTAGCCGCCAATAGCGGGCTGAGCGCGGGGGATATCCACGTCGATCCGACGGCGCGGTTCCTCTACCACATCGAAGAAGGCGGCACCGCCATGCGCTATGGCGTGGCCGTGGGCCGCGCTGGCCTGTATCAGCCCGGCAACTTCCGCATTCAGCGCGTGGCCGAATGGCCGTCCTGGACGCCCACCGCCAACATGATCGCGCGCGAGCCAGAGGTCTACGGCCAGTATGCGGGCGGTGTGCCCGGCGGCCCGAACAACCCCCTTGGCGCCCGTGCCTTGTACCTGTTTGCCGGTGGCCGTGACACATACCTGCGTATTCATGGCACCCCGCAGCCCTGGTCCATCGGCACCTCGGCCTCTTCCGGTTGTGTGCGTCTGGTCAATGACCATGTGATTGCGCTGGCCGAAAACGTGCGCACTGGTAACCGCGCCATTTTGCACAGCTAG
- a CDS encoding peroxiredoxin, producing MGLRINDEIPNITVETDHGSMSLHDFVGDQWAILFSHPKDFTPVCTTEFGAVAQLADEWAARNTKVIGVSVDGVEEHKRWKSDIQSFADAEPTFPIIADTELAVSKAFDMLPAEAYLPDGRTPNDTATVRAVFIIGPDKKLKLSMTYPMNVGRNFAEVLRALDGLQTAAKENVATPANWTPGQDVVVPVAVSDEDAVAKYGSIDTKLPYLRMAKLPG from the coding sequence ATGGGCCTGCGTATCAACGATGAGATCCCGAACATCACAGTAGAAACCGACCACGGTTCCATGTCGCTGCACGATTTTGTGGGTGACCAATGGGCGATCCTGTTCTCTCACCCCAAGGATTTCACCCCCGTCTGCACGACCGAATTCGGTGCCGTGGCGCAATTGGCCGATGAATGGGCCGCGCGTAACACCAAGGTCATCGGCGTTTCCGTCGATGGTGTGGAAGAACATAAACGCTGGAAGTCGGACATTCAGTCCTTCGCGGATGCAGAGCCGACTTTCCCAATCATCGCAGACACCGAGCTGGCCGTATCGAAAGCCTTCGACATGCTCCCGGCCGAGGCGTACCTGCCCGATGGCCGCACCCCGAACGACACCGCCACCGTGCGCGCTGTCTTCATCATCGGGCCAGACAAGAAGCTGAAACTGTCGATGACCTATCCGATGAACGTGGGCCGTAACTTTGCCGAAGTCCTGCGCGCCCTCGATGGTCTTCAGACCGCCGCGAAAGAGAACGTCGCCACCCCCGCCAACTGGACGCCCGGCCAGGATGTCGTCGTGCCCGTGGCTGTCTCCGATGAAGATGCGGTTGCCAAATATGGCTCCATCGACACCAAGCTGCCGTACCTGCGTATGGCAAAACTGCCCGGTTAA
- a CDS encoding aldehyde dehydrogenase family protein, translating to MSNAKNFYIDGKWVAPAKPRDMDVIDPSTEEVCETISLGDQADTDAAVAAARRAFASWSQTSPADRIAVAEKLLEVYNARSEDMAQAISREMGAPQDLARAQQVGAGSWHLGGFIKAAKDFVWDHPLGDWAPTERTVYEPIGVCALITPWNWPMNQIVLKVVPALLTGCTMILKPSEISPLSGILFSELMDEAGVPAGVYNMVNGDGPGVGSQLSVHKDVDMVSFTGSTRAGRLISKAGAETIKRISLELGGKGANIIFADADEKAVKQGVIRCFRNTGQSCNAPTRMLVERARYDEAVEQAAEAAAKVTVGPASEEGRHIGPAVSELQFNKIQDLIQVGIDEGARLIAGGTGRPENLNRGYYIRPTVFADVTPDMTIYREEIFGPVLSIMPFDSEEEAIAIANDTDYGLTNYVQTGDVEKLRRVGLQLRSGMVEGNGQGFAQGSPFGGYKQSGNGREGGRFGLHEFLETKAISGWG from the coding sequence ATGAGCAACGCAAAGAACTTCTACATCGACGGCAAATGGGTGGCGCCCGCCAAGCCCCGCGACATGGACGTGATCGACCCGTCGACCGAGGAAGTGTGCGAGACGATCTCGCTTGGCGATCAGGCTGATACCGATGCCGCCGTTGCTGCCGCCCGCCGTGCCTTTGCATCGTGGAGCCAGACGTCCCCGGCTGACCGCATCGCCGTGGCTGAAAAGCTGCTGGAGGTCTATAACGCCCGTTCCGAGGATATGGCCCAAGCCATCAGCCGCGAAATGGGCGCGCCGCAGGATTTGGCACGGGCGCAGCAAGTGGGCGCGGGCTCGTGGCATTTGGGTGGGTTCATCAAGGCCGCCAAGGATTTCGTCTGGGACCACCCCTTGGGCGATTGGGCGCCGACCGAGCGCACGGTCTATGAGCCGATTGGCGTTTGCGCCCTGATTACGCCGTGGAACTGGCCGATGAACCAGATTGTGTTGAAGGTGGTGCCCGCGTTGTTGACCGGTTGCACGATGATCCTGAAACCATCGGAAATTTCGCCCCTGTCGGGCATCTTGTTCTCGGAGTTGATGGATGAGGCAGGCGTGCCTGCGGGTGTCTACAATATGGTGAACGGCGACGGTCCGGGCGTCGGCAGCCAGCTGTCTGTCCACAAGGACGTGGATATGGTGAGCTTTACCGGCTCCACCCGGGCGGGACGTCTGATCTCGAAGGCGGGGGCCGAGACGATCAAGCGGATTTCGCTGGAATTGGGCGGTAAAGGCGCGAATATCATCTTCGCCGATGCCGATGAGAAGGCCGTGAAGCAAGGCGTGATCCGCTGTTTCCGCAACACGGGCCAGTCGTGCAACGCGCCGACGCGGATGCTGGTGGAACGCGCGCGCTATGACGAGGCGGTAGAGCAGGCGGCGGAAGCGGCGGCAAAAGTGACTGTCGGTCCGGCGTCCGAGGAAGGTCGCCACATTGGCCCGGCGGTGAGCGAGTTGCAGTTCAACAAGATCCAGGACCTGATCCAGGTGGGAATTGATGAAGGCGCGCGTCTGATTGCGGGCGGCACAGGGCGGCCTGAAAACCTGAACCGCGGCTACTACATCCGCCCGACGGTCTTTGCGGATGTAACGCCGGATATGACGATCTACCGCGAAGAGATTTTCGGGCCGGTTCTGTCGATCATGCCGTTTGACAGCGAGGAAGAGGCTATCGCGATTGCCAATGACACCGACTACGGCCTGACCAACTATGTGCAGACGGGCGATGTTGAGAAGCTGCGCCGGGTTGGGCTTCAGCTGCGCTCGGGCATGGTTGAGGGCAATGGTCAGGGCTTTGCCCAGGGCTCTCCTTTCGGGGGGTACAAGCAGTCGGGCAACGGGCGAGAGGGCGGACGATTTGGCCTGCACGAGTTCCTTGAGACCAAGGCGATTTCCGGCTGGGGATGA
- a CDS encoding rhodanese-like domain-containing protein gives MTPTSPSPVAATPAANAQDALAHFSARLTFETDCWDTNAALSAGATDFVLIDVRNAELYRASHVPTAIHLPVGKMTERKMTSWPEGTLFVVYCAGPHCNGANKAAVRLASLGLPVKEMIGGITGWIDEGFTLDTAETVPATAPNIAAQ, from the coding sequence ATGACACCGACTTCCCCTAGCCCCGTCGCCGCAACCCCTGCCGCAAACGCGCAGGACGCGCTGGCCCATTTCTCGGCGCGCCTGACGTTTGAGACAGACTGCTGGGATACCAACGCAGCGCTCAGCGCCGGGGCCACGGACTTTGTTCTGATCGACGTGCGCAACGCCGAATTGTACCGCGCGAGCCATGTGCCCACGGCCATTCACCTGCCCGTGGGCAAGATGACGGAACGCAAGATGACCTCTTGGCCGGAAGGCACTTTGTTCGTCGTCTATTGCGCCGGACCGCATTGCAACGGCGCGAACAAGGCCGCCGTGCGCCTCGCGTCCCTTGGCCTGCCGGTAAAGGAAATGATCGGCGGGATCACGGGCTGGATCGATGAAGGGTTCACCTTGGACACCGCCGAAACCGTTCCAGCCACAGCCCCAAACATCGCGGCTCAATAA
- a CDS encoding pseudouridine synthase: protein MNPTFTYAPPDTPLDIIHEDHELLLVNKPAGLLSVPGKGEHLADCLISRLQAAFPETLLVHRLDMDTSGVMVFARTPHAQRHLGLQFEKRHTKKTYVARVWGHVAEKEGHIDLPLIVDWPNRPLQHVNFETGKPAQTDWRRMRLEDDGTTRMRLYPKTGRSHQLRVHMLEIGHPILGDPFYATGPARDFPRLMLHAESLKLRHPDGGIGMTFRAKVPF, encoded by the coding sequence TTGAACCCCACTTTCACCTATGCGCCGCCCGACACCCCGCTGGATATCATCCACGAAGATCACGAACTTCTGCTCGTTAACAAACCTGCGGGCCTCCTCTCGGTGCCGGGCAAAGGAGAGCACCTGGCCGATTGCCTGATCTCTCGCCTGCAAGCGGCCTTCCCCGAAACGCTCCTCGTGCATCGCTTGGATATGGATACTTCCGGCGTCATGGTCTTCGCCCGCACCCCTCACGCGCAACGCCACCTCGGCCTGCAATTCGAGAAGCGGCACACCAAGAAAACCTACGTCGCCCGCGTCTGGGGCCATGTCGCCGAGAAAGAGGGCCACATCGACCTCCCCCTCATCGTGGACTGGCCCAACCGCCCCCTGCAACATGTGAACTTCGAGACCGGCAAACCCGCGCAAACCGATTGGCGGCGGATGCGGTTGGAAGACGACGGCACGACGCGCATGCGGCTATACCCTAAAACCGGGCGCTCCCATCAACTTCGCGTCCATATGTTGGAAATCGGCCATCCCATCCTGGGTGATCCGTTCTACGCCACAGGCCCGGCCCGCGACTTCCCGCGCCTGATGCTCCACGCTGAAAGCCTGAAACTGCGCCACCCCGATGGCGGCATCGGCATGACATTCCGCGCCAAGGTGCCGTTCTAG
- a CDS encoding VOC family protein, whose translation MSNMNAIVWFDIYVDDLDRAAAFYQTVLGRPLEPMEDPTGETQMKSFPADMSAYGAAGALTKAPFASPGVGGTIIYFASEDVAVEEARVAKAGGVVIRPKFSIGEFGFVSLCQDTEGNMFGMNSMK comes from the coding sequence ATGAGCAACATGAACGCCATCGTTTGGTTCGACATCTACGTGGACGACCTCGACCGGGCCGCCGCCTTCTACCAAACCGTCCTTGGCCGTCCGTTAGAGCCGATGGAAGACCCCACCGGCGAAACCCAGATGAAGAGCTTCCCCGCCGACATGAGCGCTTACGGTGCTGCGGGCGCATTGACCAAAGCGCCTTTCGCCTCGCCGGGTGTGGGCGGCACGATCATCTACTTCGCGTCGGAAGATGTGGCGGTGGAAGAAGCGCGGGTGGCTAAGGCAGGCGGCGTGGTGATCCGCCCCAAATTCTCCATCGGAGAGTTCGGTTTCGTCAGCCTTTGCCAAGACACCGAAGGCAACATGTTCGGCATGAACTCGATGAAGTAG
- a CDS encoding ChrR family anti-sigma-E factor, which translates to MTDTHHSAPDDVLMGYATGTLAKAFDLVLATHVSLSDDARARLETFEALGGAVLDNMDADDLDAAPVEEASFEQTMAKIISAPASEPTAPTGAIAGTFPTPLRNVVGGDEDALQWRSLGGGVKQYVLHSDDGGTARLLLIPAGRAMPVHSHNGAEMTLVLKGSFRDDGGVFARGDLEVADTQVTHQPIADPGEDCICLVATDAKLKFQSLLPRLAQPFIGI; encoded by the coding sequence ATGACAGATACTCACCATTCCGCCCCTGACGATGTGCTGATGGGCTACGCGACCGGAACACTGGCGAAAGCCTTTGATCTGGTGCTGGCGACGCATGTCTCGCTCAGCGACGACGCGCGGGCGCGGCTAGAGACATTCGAAGCCTTGGGCGGTGCCGTCTTGGACAATATGGACGCCGACGATCTGGACGCCGCCCCCGTCGAAGAGGCCAGCTTCGAACAGACAATGGCCAAGATCATCAGCGCCCCCGCGTCCGAGCCAACGGCCCCCACCGGCGCGATCGCAGGCACCTTCCCAACCCCGCTGCGAAACGTCGTAGGCGGCGATGAGGACGCCCTGCAATGGCGGTCGCTTGGGGGCGGCGTGAAGCAATACGTGCTGCATTCAGACGACGGCGGCACGGCCCGCTTGTTGCTGATCCCCGCAGGCCGCGCCATGCCGGTGCACAGCCACAACGGAGCCGAAATGACGCTGGTGCTGAAAGGGTCATTCCGCGATGACGGCGGTGTGTTCGCCCGCGGCGATCTAGAGGTCGCCGACACCCAGGTCACCCACCAACCCATCGCCGACCCCGGCGAAGATTGCATTTGCCTTGTTGCCACCGACGCAAAGCTCAAGTTCCAAAGCCTCCTGCCCCGCTTGGCGCAACCCTTCATCGGGATCTGA